Proteins co-encoded in one Capsicum annuum cultivar UCD-10X-F1 chromosome 9, UCD10Xv1.1, whole genome shotgun sequence genomic window:
- the LOC107841788 gene encoding LRR receptor-like serine/threonine-protein kinase GSO2 isoform X1, whose translation MPTFATGKCLKGNQLEPDPQLQKSFELGCSWETGCWDFSFNELSGGVPKSISTSLTYIEVNDNKLSGHIPHQLGKLIKLQYLSSAPINRKRHWLLEQKLLHFVDAFHHYVMDRSLWPYSTHWWLQV comes from the exons ATGCCAACTTTTGCAACGGGGAAGTGCTTGAAAGGAAATCAACTTGAACCAGACCCACAATTGCAGAAATCATTTGAGTTGGGTTGTTCTTGGGAAACTGGTTGTTG GGACTTTAGTTTCAATGAATTATCTGGAGGAGTGCCGAAATCCATTAGCACATCTTTAACATATAT AGAGGTGAATGATAATAAACTCTCAGGTCACATCCCACACCAGCTTGGGAAACTCATAAAGCTGCAGTATCT AAGCTCCGCACCTATTAACCGCAAGCGTCATTGGTTACTGGAACAAAAACTGCTACATTTTGTGGATGCCTTCCACCATTATGTGATGGACAGg AGTTTATGGCCCTATTCCACACATTGGTGGCTCCAAGTCTAA
- the LOC107841788 gene encoding leucine-rich repeat receptor-like protein kinase TDR isoform X3: MPTFATGKCLKGNQLEPDPQLQKSFELGCSWETGCWDFSFNELSGGVPKSISTSLTYIEVNDNKLSGHIPHQLGKLIKLQYLVYGPIPHIGGSKSNARRRAEMS; encoded by the exons ATGCCAACTTTTGCAACGGGGAAGTGCTTGAAAGGAAATCAACTTGAACCAGACCCACAATTGCAGAAATCATTTGAGTTGGGTTGTTCTTGGGAAACTGGTTGTTG GGACTTTAGTTTCAATGAATTATCTGGAGGAGTGCCGAAATCCATTAGCACATCTTTAACATATAT AGAGGTGAATGATAATAAACTCTCAGGTCACATCCCACACCAGCTTGGGAAACTCATAAAGCTGCAGTATCT AGTTTATGGCCCTATTCCACACATTGGTGGCTCCAAGTCTAACGCGAGAAGAAGAGCTGAAATG TCATAA
- the LOC107841788 gene encoding uncharacterized protein LOC107841788 isoform X2 translates to MPTFATGKCLKGNQLEPDPQLQKSFELGCSWETGCWDFSFNELSGGVPKSISTSLTYIEVNDNKLSGHIPHQLGKLIKLQYLVYGPIPHIGGSKSNARRRAEMVVETGHKPGQAELYLATHKK, encoded by the exons ATGCCAACTTTTGCAACGGGGAAGTGCTTGAAAGGAAATCAACTTGAACCAGACCCACAATTGCAGAAATCATTTGAGTTGGGTTGTTCTTGGGAAACTGGTTGTTG GGACTTTAGTTTCAATGAATTATCTGGAGGAGTGCCGAAATCCATTAGCACATCTTTAACATATAT AGAGGTGAATGATAATAAACTCTCAGGTCACATCCCACACCAGCTTGGGAAACTCATAAAGCTGCAGTATCT AGTTTATGGCCCTATTCCACACATTGGTGGCTCCAAGTCTAACGCGAGAAGAAGAGCTGAAATG GTGGTTGAGACTGGACATAAGCCTGGACAAGCAGAACTTTATCTTGCTACTCATAAGAAAtaa